CGATGTACGGCGTTCCCTCGTGCACGCCGATGTCGTGGATGGAGACGATGTGCGGGTGATTGAGTGCACCGGCCGCCCTCGCCTCGCGCTCGAAGCGGCGCAGCCGCTCGGGATCGCTCGCAAAGGTGGCGGGCAGGATCTTGATCGCCACGTCCCGGGAGAGGCGGGGATCGGTTGCCCGGTAGACTTCCCCCATCCCTCCCGCCCCGACGGGTCCCACGATCACATAGGGACCGAGCCGCGAGCCGGACGAGAGTGTCATGACGCTCCTTCATCGAGCAGGGTGGCCGCGGCGCCGCGGGCCCGCTCGAGCAGCCGGTCGTCGCCGATACGCTTCGCCCATCCCTCGAAGGCCGCGGTCGGTCCGCGCCATTCCAGCTCATCCACGTGCGCGAACAACGAGGCGTCGGTGCGCAGCGTCGCCAGCTCCTTGAACTTGAGAGCCAGCGACCGGTTCTCGCCCAGCACCTGGGGCGGGAATTGCTCGATCGGTCCGTAACGGTTCAGCAGCCGGGCCGCGGTCGATTTACCGATGCCGGCAATCCCCGGATAGCCATCCTGAGCATCGCCCACCAGCGCCAGGAAGTCGGGAATCAGCGCCGGTCCCACCCCGAACTTCTCGCGGACACCCGCTTCGTCCCGGATGATATTGCGCCGGCGATCCACCTGCACGACCCGCGCTCCCCGGACACACTGCGACAGGTCCTTGTCGTTGGCCCAGATACAGATCTTCTCCACCGCTTCGTCCTGGGCGGCAGAGTGCGCGGCCGAGGCCAGAGCGTCGTCCGCTTCCAGCTCGACCATCGGCCAAACGGCCACGCCCATCGCCGCCAGGGCCTCCTCCAGCGGATGGAACTGGGCCCACAGCGCAGGCTCGATCCCTTCGCCTGTCTTGTACTCCGGCCACAGCTCGTTGCGGAACGATTCGATGACATGGTCGGTCGCCACCCCGAGATGAGTCGCCTTCTTCTCGATCATCTGCAGGACCGTGTGGAGCATCCCCGCCACCGCTCCCAGCGGCCGGTCCTTCCCGGTGGTGAACTTCCTCAGGCCGTAGAAATGGCGGAACAGCTCGTAAGTCCCGTCGATCAGATGGACGATCATGAGGGGGCCAGGCCACCCCGGGGTCCTACGCGGCCGTTTTCGGCACGTCGGAGCCTCAAAGCGGTCCGGATCTGCTCTGGATCATATGC
This genomic window from Candidatus Polarisedimenticolia bacterium contains:
- a CDS encoding 5'-3' exonuclease H3TH domain-containing protein, with translation MIVHLIDGTYELFRHFYGLRKFTTGKDRPLGAVAGMLHTVLQMIEKKATHLGVATDHVIESFRNELWPEYKTGEGIEPALWAQFHPLEEALAAMGVAVWPMVELEADDALASAAHSAAQDEAVEKICIWANDKDLSQCVRGARVVQVDRRRNIIRDEAGVREKFGVGPALIPDFLALVGDAQDGYPGIAGIGKSTAARLLNRYGPIEQFPPQVLGENRSLALKFKELATLRTDASLFAHVDELEWRGPTAAFEGWAKRIGDDRLLERARGAAATLLDEGAS